Proteins from a genomic interval of Chrysiogenia bacterium:
- a CDS encoding alpha/beta hydrolase produces the protein MKVREGFVESEGHRLAYLAINEHLAGKEEPSIVFIHGVLASVNFWLDCVPPGFRENRSWYSLSLPAHHPSVVPPDFAPDQVNDQWFFRVMNGALKALLGERKAIVIGHSTGGFCALSLAIHQAPNVVGIVSIAGFHSGRWGGVEGMLVKLAGLGAWTRSLFALNIMLAQKSDFIGRTFASLLAHDRRAYRLSPRSRRMIENIQPNTRAQDPDALFPLFNGIGKVDIADQLHEITLPCYLFAGTHDPIVPPEQSLLLAGNIQHARTAVFRNVGHMLFMEDAEACDAALERALDDIEDQYRRNPSQKIEQEENDELSPIQKRPATYS, from the coding sequence ATGAAAGTAAGAGAGGGATTTGTAGAGTCGGAAGGACATCGCCTGGCCTATCTGGCGATCAATGAGCATCTGGCCGGCAAGGAAGAGCCGAGCATCGTGTTCATCCATGGCGTGCTGGCGTCCGTAAATTTCTGGCTCGATTGTGTCCCGCCCGGCTTCAGGGAAAACAGATCCTGGTACTCCCTGAGCCTGCCCGCTCACCACCCTTCGGTTGTGCCGCCGGACTTCGCGCCTGATCAGGTCAATGATCAGTGGTTCTTTCGTGTGATGAACGGTGCGTTGAAGGCGCTGCTGGGCGAGAGAAAAGCGATTGTCATCGGACATTCCACGGGCGGTTTCTGCGCGCTGAGTCTGGCGATCCACCAGGCGCCGAATGTGGTCGGGATCGTCAGCATCGCGGGCTTCCACAGTGGGCGCTGGGGCGGCGTTGAAGGAATGCTGGTGAAACTGGCAGGGCTTGGCGCGTGGACCAGGAGCCTGTTCGCGCTGAACATCATGCTGGCCCAAAAAAGTGACTTCATCGGGCGCACGTTTGCCAGCCTCCTGGCCCATGACCGCAGGGCTTATCGCCTGAGCCCGCGCAGCCGGCGCATGATTGAAAACATTCAGCCCAATACTCGCGCGCAGGATCCCGACGCGCTGTTTCCCTTGTTCAATGGCATTGGCAAAGTGGACATTGCAGATCAGCTCCATGAGATCACCCTGCCATGCTATCTTTTTGCAGGAACCCATGATCCTATAGTGCCTCCGGAGCAGTCGCTGCTGCTGGCCGGCAACATTCAACATGCCCGGACCGCCGTTTTCCGCAATGTCGGGCACATGCTTTTCATGGAGGATGCAGAAGCGTGCGATGCTGCACTGGAGCGGGCGTTGGACGACATCGAAGACCAATATCGTCGCAATCCAAGTCAGAAAATCGAACAGGAAGAGAATGATGAGCTATCCCCAATTCAAAAGAGACCTGCAACATATTCATGA